A portion of the Bacteroides faecium genome contains these proteins:
- a CDS encoding FimB/Mfa2 family fimbrial subunit: MFGKTKSLFLIVASMLCMASCDSIREDLPRCELWLEFVFDYNMEYADAFNPQVKSVDVLVFDSDDKLLFTKSAGVAELVGGNRMSLTDELDFGSYKVLTVGSLSDKFRLSDNAGNELAPGTTTLQQVIVSLKRETNVVNFEFQHLYFGEVVKVDHLPSNTDHKIYPVNLIRDTNRFNLALMGYEENKVDGTQYTFEIQAPENAVYSWENEPAGQGPVTYVPYYTGPGEIPDVVMSARLNTMRLLNRSGWDYKFIIRDADTEAEVWSYNLMTLLSIARPVSRYDGTELPFQEYLDRQSEWNLIFTVVEKPGGGFLQIGIVVGTWIHWLHGMEV, translated from the coding sequence ATGTTCGGAAAAACTAAATCGCTGTTCCTTATCGTTGCTTCGATGCTATGTATGGCTTCGTGCGACAGTATACGCGAAGACTTGCCACGGTGCGAACTTTGGTTGGAATTTGTATTCGACTACAATATGGAATATGCGGATGCATTTAATCCGCAGGTTAAATCGGTGGATGTACTTGTGTTCGACAGCGATGATAAATTACTCTTCACCAAAAGTGCCGGGGTTGCTGAGCTGGTGGGTGGAAACCGGATGTCGTTGACCGACGAGCTCGATTTCGGAAGTTATAAAGTACTGACCGTCGGAAGTCTGTCTGACAAATTCCGGCTTTCGGACAATGCAGGTAATGAACTGGCACCGGGAACAACCACTCTCCAACAGGTCATTGTGTCCCTGAAGCGGGAGACGAATGTTGTTAATTTCGAGTTTCAGCATCTTTACTTCGGAGAAGTTGTGAAAGTGGACCACCTGCCATCCAATACCGATCATAAAATTTATCCGGTGAACCTGATACGCGACACCAATCGTTTTAATCTCGCGTTAATGGGATATGAGGAAAATAAAGTGGATGGCACACAATATACATTTGAAATTCAGGCGCCGGAAAATGCGGTTTATTCCTGGGAAAACGAACCCGCAGGACAAGGGCCGGTTACTTATGTACCTTATTATACAGGTCCGGGTGAAATACCCGACGTGGTTATGTCCGCACGCCTGAACACGATGCGTTTGCTCAACAGGAGCGGATGGGATTATAAGTTTATTATAAGGGATGCGGATACCGAAGCCGAAGTTTGGAGCTACAATCTGATGACACTCTTGAGCATTGCCCGGCCGGTTTCCCGTTACGACGGGACGGAACTTCCCTTTCAGGAATATCTTGACAGGCAGAGTGAATGGAACCTGATATTTACAGTTGTTGAAAAACCCGGAGGAGGATTCCTTCAAATTGGTATTGTCGTGGGGACCTGGATTCATTGGCTCCACGGGATGGAAGTTTAA
- a CDS encoding fimbrillin family protein, with protein sequence MIKTINNIRMIMAMAVLSTVLFSCVREEMTCDKELIVVQRIGEGGYVYTRGAAISSNTDLKEETFGLYGSLTPDASVPQPYFNASATVNADLTATISPLQYWPGLLNASMRFFAWYPYSDVNAPTASFTDPGEMVLNYTANASAANHVDVLAAISGPVWVEGVNIHFYHTLTKVTFTFKKVAPVPDEVTIEKIEFQNVGKSGKLAMTEIPTITTKNGKPKFVWSDVATGKVASTPTDNKTVTEDATLLGDTFLMLPTDAFSATAKIVVTTNFGDREFLFSDIIAKNPHSWESGEYINYNLTISNETYQLSATPLEWTESPVNVIFDKQYYLKLSQTKVQTAGDGVTVNIEAKTNYDANPDTGYLPGASLNKSTMDTWPTVNMTQTSLSGGVYTYNIQVVMPGFNSGTGSKRETGFYINAGNLRHRVLLSQWGEDGEWLTSNVELDGSDVGTGNMQRRKLVFTSGNPGTWEWKITQIQDPDKILLNSETMLETSGVSGDAVYFYFRADAMSGDTATLTLTNTNGDNLPIAVILTAP encoded by the coding sequence ATGATAAAGACTATAAATAATATTAGGATGATTATGGCAATGGCTGTCCTTTCGACTGTCCTCTTTTCGTGTGTCAGAGAAGAGATGACGTGTGATAAGGAATTAATTGTTGTGCAACGTATCGGAGAGGGCGGCTATGTCTACACTCGTGGTGCGGCAATCTCTTCGAATACCGATCTTAAAGAAGAGACTTTCGGTCTTTACGGCTCACTGACTCCCGATGCTTCCGTTCCCCAACCATACTTCAATGCAAGTGCTACGGTTAACGCCGACTTGACAGCCACCATCTCGCCATTGCAATATTGGCCCGGATTGTTGAATGCAAGCATGAGGTTCTTCGCCTGGTATCCGTACAGTGATGTGAATGCGCCTACTGCGAGTTTCACTGATCCCGGAGAAATGGTGCTGAATTATACAGCGAATGCGTCCGCAGCCAATCATGTCGATGTACTGGCGGCTATATCGGGCCCTGTATGGGTTGAAGGTGTGAATATACACTTCTACCACACATTGACCAAGGTTACCTTTACATTCAAGAAAGTAGCTCCTGTACCGGATGAGGTGACTATCGAGAAAATAGAATTCCAGAATGTGGGAAAAAGCGGTAAACTTGCCATGACTGAAATTCCAACCATCACGACGAAAAACGGCAAACCGAAGTTTGTCTGGAGCGATGTCGCCACCGGAAAGGTCGCTTCTACTCCCACCGATAACAAAACGGTGACCGAAGATGCCACCTTGCTGGGAGATACATTCCTCATGCTGCCAACCGACGCTTTTTCCGCAACCGCCAAAATCGTTGTCACCACCAACTTTGGCGACCGGGAATTCCTGTTTAGTGATATTATCGCCAAGAACCCGCACTCCTGGGAGTCAGGCGAGTATATCAACTACAATCTTACGATATCCAACGAAACCTATCAGCTTTCAGCCACCCCGCTTGAATGGACGGAAAGCCCGGTGAATGTGATTTTCGACAAACAGTATTATCTCAAGTTATCGCAGACCAAGGTACAGACGGCTGGTGATGGTGTCACTGTCAATATAGAAGCGAAAACGAATTATGATGCCAATCCGGATACGGGCTATCTGCCGGGTGCGTCATTAAACAAAAGTACTATGGATACGTGGCCAACGGTTAATATGACGCAGACATCCCTTTCGGGAGGTGTATATACCTATAATATCCAGGTTGTGATGCCCGGATTTAATTCCGGAACCGGAAGTAAGCGGGAAACAGGCTTTTATATCAATGCCGGTAATCTGCGACACCGTGTACTGTTGAGTCAGTGGGGAGAAGACGGAGAGTGGTTGACCTCGAACGTAGAATTGGATGGTAGCGATGTTGGAACCGGAAATATGCAACGTCGCAAGCTTGTCTTTACTTCGGGCAATCCGGGAACGTGGGAGTGGAAGATAACCCAGATACAGGACCCGGATAAAATTCTGCTTAACAGTGAGACAATGCTCGAAACAAGTGGCGTGAGCGGTGATGCGGTTTACTTCTACTTCAGAGCTGATGCCATGTCCGGTGATACAGCTACACTCACACTAACCAATACGAATGGTGATAATTTGCCAATAGCGGTGATATTGACCGCGCCATAA
- a CDS encoding fimbrial protein produces the protein MQYGISIIRKCCLLSVLLMTVWLTGCVQEELGSTPSPAGNGIRFTLTVPDVNLPSVSSRTMTGTGTAKKEDEIKTVDILVFDASKTPAVYLEWVTATGVTQDLADNSTVSFSAKLPFTTASTCIVVVANKELDNIASGFKKGMTTKVEAMEKMLHAQTGKWLADGSTTGGYTRIPMYGEKVISKITPSMEPITGINMKRMLARIDIHNNSATSNFTVEEVYLANYNTTGYIAPAWNTNGQVTDPAPDTPVLPANSGKMTEEGDAILYSVKGNTPYDGEIYTFESMAAEDAGGAGQDGEASRKDATCLIVKGRIGTGESTFYRVDFTKTGNTGEQVEYLPLKRNHKYIITITKALGIGYASFREALESYTVMSNLKFRLIHYDRDKVKDVVYNGQYMLGVGESEVAVTQYQNNSYAIDVFTDSPGGWKATVTAGSDWLKFEGGVDAASGVANDDTQFKLKIPYFNNETIGVERKATVTLTAGRLTHNIEVTQYTIDPGIIKFVDAYGNVLERGLFFPIRNPDGDELPLEPQTVYVMFSVDKIEGKLFDSNDIGMIQYNAGGLIPQLDRTNTVPFSERVQAFTIQPNPRRAGDGTVEDGAGWWWRWDFILFGLYDKEGYLTHVQFPINQGELEFSFRYIPTTVNSRTYKVNLGAEQYLQLFVNNNWEIMDIEELNITNDDGTGLIRTDSDNDVIIGRKNADDKMYLESIIGYDDGKGNDVVGHGYDFRLKLHPGKWKEGKSGTIRITFRNVMHTVADEEFPFYRTIDLQMVSETKSYTTAGEPLFYLYPLRFDNRLYYKEIGETKQSVGRLENVADAEDICRNIGDGWRLPTASELLLSFAYENALGGNAENYNNHDSQNIYGWYQNWTGNYWTSSYYEAKGSATRFWMEMSAGYLDSAPVSNNNYFRCVRNNANSGKKYPYLTVESSGVTIVSRDGSGGTDPSVLFASGETPGTSDAMNKIAPKFQIENTSSNGKTWSEAKAACESKGSGWRLPTQREMYLVLSMGGTVTSIKNQGFGSSTTWTGSGFEKISAVHWTLTSRDGGYWVVGHNNGEFGAWTTAESTDWAWYRCVRTIE, from the coding sequence ATGCAATATGGGATTTCAATCATAAGAAAGTGCTGTCTTTTGTCTGTTCTGTTGATGACGGTATGGCTTACCGGATGCGTACAGGAAGAATTAGGGTCGACACCTTCTCCGGCAGGAAATGGTATCCGGTTTACATTAACGGTTCCCGATGTAAATCTTCCGTCCGTATCTTCGCGTACGATGACCGGAACGGGAACAGCAAAGAAAGAAGACGAAATAAAAACGGTGGATATTCTTGTTTTTGATGCGTCAAAAACACCGGCGGTATACTTGGAATGGGTCACCGCTACAGGAGTCACTCAGGACTTAGCTGACAATTCCACTGTGAGTTTCTCTGCCAAGCTTCCTTTCACCACCGCATCTACCTGCATTGTGGTTGTGGCGAATAAGGAACTTGATAATATTGCGTCAGGCTTCAAGAAGGGAATGACCACCAAGGTTGAGGCAATGGAAAAGATGCTCCACGCCCAGACCGGCAAATGGCTGGCAGACGGCTCGACGACTGGTGGATATACGCGGATTCCGATGTACGGGGAGAAGGTAATAAGCAAAATCACTCCTTCGATGGAGCCGATAACCGGCATAAATATGAAACGTATGCTGGCGCGTATCGATATCCATAATAACAGTGCCACTTCGAATTTCACGGTCGAAGAGGTTTACCTGGCCAATTACAATACCACCGGATACATTGCTCCGGCATGGAACACGAACGGGCAGGTTACTGACCCGGCTCCGGATACTCCGGTTCTCCCCGCGAACAGTGGTAAAATGACGGAAGAGGGGGATGCAATCCTTTATTCCGTAAAGGGTAACACACCCTACGATGGGGAGATTTATACCTTTGAATCCATGGCGGCAGAGGATGCCGGTGGTGCGGGACAAGACGGAGAAGCGAGCCGTAAGGATGCTACTTGCCTGATTGTAAAAGGAAGGATCGGTACTGGTGAATCGACATTTTACCGGGTGGATTTCACCAAAACCGGAAATACAGGAGAGCAGGTGGAATATTTACCTTTGAAGCGAAACCATAAATATATCATTACCATTACTAAAGCGTTGGGAATCGGTTATGCAAGTTTTAGAGAGGCATTGGAATCCTATACAGTCATGTCCAATCTGAAATTCCGATTGATACACTATGACCGTGATAAGGTCAAAGATGTAGTCTACAATGGGCAATATATGCTCGGAGTGGGTGAATCGGAGGTCGCTGTAACTCAATACCAGAATAATAGTTATGCCATAGACGTTTTTACTGACAGTCCCGGCGGTTGGAAGGCCACCGTTACTGCAGGGAGCGACTGGCTCAAATTTGAAGGTGGAGTCGATGCGGCGTCGGGCGTAGCGAACGATGATACCCAATTCAAATTGAAGATTCCTTATTTTAATAATGAAACTATAGGTGTTGAGCGTAAGGCTACTGTTACGTTGACGGCAGGGCGCTTGACTCACAATATTGAAGTGACGCAGTATACGATAGATCCGGGAATTATCAAATTTGTCGATGCATACGGAAATGTGTTGGAGAGAGGTCTTTTTTTCCCGATTAGAAATCCCGATGGTGACGAACTCCCTCTTGAACCGCAGACGGTGTATGTCATGTTTTCCGTGGATAAGATAGAAGGTAAACTTTTTGACTCTAACGATATCGGTATGATCCAATACAATGCCGGCGGTTTAATTCCGCAATTAGACAGGACGAATACGGTACCATTCAGTGAAAGGGTGCAGGCGTTTACCATACAGCCTAATCCGCGAAGAGCAGGTGATGGTACTGTTGAAGATGGTGCAGGCTGGTGGTGGCGTTGGGACTTCATCTTATTCGGGCTGTACGATAAGGAGGGATACCTCACTCATGTACAATTTCCCATCAATCAAGGGGAGTTGGAATTCTCATTCCGATATATTCCCACTACAGTCAATAGCCGTACTTATAAAGTCAATCTGGGTGCGGAACAATACTTGCAATTGTTTGTCAATAATAATTGGGAAATTATGGATATTGAGGAATTGAATATAACGAACGATGATGGCACCGGACTGATTCGGACCGATTCGGATAATGATGTAATTATAGGCAGAAAGAATGCGGACGACAAGATGTATCTTGAGTCTATCATAGGCTATGATGACGGCAAGGGGAATGATGTGGTTGGCCACGGATACGATTTTAGGCTGAAGCTTCACCCCGGCAAGTGGAAAGAGGGAAAAAGCGGAACGATAAGAATCACGTTCAGAAATGTAATGCATACCGTTGCGGATGAAGAATTCCCGTTTTATCGTACGATTGACCTTCAAATGGTGTCCGAAACGAAATCTTACACAACTGCCGGGGAACCTCTTTTCTATCTTTATCCGCTTCGGTTTGATAACAGGCTATATTATAAGGAAATAGGCGAAACGAAACAAAGTGTGGGGCGGTTGGAAAATGTAGCCGATGCGGAGGATATCTGTAGGAATATAGGCGATGGTTGGCGTCTGCCTACTGCCAGTGAACTGTTGCTGTCATTCGCTTATGAAAATGCTTTGGGTGGCAATGCGGAGAATTATAATAATCATGACAGCCAGAATATATATGGGTGGTATCAAAACTGGACTGGTAATTACTGGACTTCATCATACTATGAGGCTAAAGGCTCTGCTACCCGTTTTTGGATGGAAATGTCGGCAGGTTATCTGGATTCCGCACCTGTTAGTAATAATAATTATTTCCGTTGCGTGAGGAATAATGCAAATAGCGGAAAGAAGTACCCTTATCTGACGGTAGAATCCTCAGGGGTCACTATTGTCTCTCGCGATGGCAGTGGAGGAACAGATCCTTCGGTGTTATTTGCTTCAGGTGAAACTCCGGGTACAAGTGACGCGATGAATAAGATTGCTCCTAAGTTTCAGATTGAAAATACCAGCAGTAATGGTAAAACTTGGTCGGAAGCAAAAGCGGCATGCGAAAGCAAAGGGAGTGGTTGGCGTCTGCCTACCCAGCGTGAGATGTATTTGGTACTCAGTATGGGAGGGACCGTTACCAGTATCAAAAACCAAGGTTTCGGTAGTTCAACTACTTGGACAGGGAGCGGATTCGAGAAGATTAGCGCTGTGCATTGGACATTGACTTCACGCGATGGCGGCTATTGGGTGGTCGGACATAATAATGGTGAATTCGGCGCATGGACTACGGCAGAATCTACAGATTGGGCTTGGTATCGTTGTGTGCGCACAATAGAATAA
- a CDS encoding UDP-glucuronic acid decarboxylase family protein, whose product MKRILVSGGAGFIGSHLCTRLINDGHEVICLDNFFTGSKDNIAHLMNNHHFEVVRHDVTYPYSAEVDEIYNLACPASPIHYQHDPIQTAKTSVMGAINMLGLAMRLNAKILQASTSEVYGDPIVHPQPESYWGNVNPVGYRSCYDEGKRCAETLFMDYHRQNDVRVKIIRIFNTYGPRMLPNDGRVVSNFILQALNDEDITIYGDGKQTRSFQYIDDLIEGMIRMMDTEDDFTGPVNLGNPNEFPVLDLAQRIISMTGSSSKIVFKPLPDDDPKQRQPDITLAKEKLDWEPTIELEDGLKRMIEYFKNV is encoded by the coding sequence ATGAAAAGAATATTGGTAAGTGGGGGAGCCGGTTTTATAGGCTCACATCTTTGTACACGGCTTATAAACGACGGTCACGAAGTGATATGCCTTGATAATTTTTTTACGGGATCGAAAGATAATATTGCTCATTTAATGAATAATCATCATTTTGAGGTAGTGAGACATGATGTTACTTATCCCTATTCTGCCGAGGTAGATGAGATATACAATCTAGCTTGTCCTGCATCTCCTATCCATTATCAACATGATCCGATTCAGACGGCTAAAACATCTGTAATGGGAGCTATTAATATGCTGGGATTGGCAATGAGATTGAATGCCAAAATATTGCAGGCTTCTACCAGTGAAGTGTACGGAGACCCCATTGTGCATCCGCAACCGGAAAGTTATTGGGGAAACGTGAATCCGGTGGGTTACCGCTCCTGTTATGATGAAGGAAAACGCTGTGCGGAAACTTTGTTTATGGATTATCATCGTCAGAACGATGTTCGCGTGAAGATAATCCGTATTTTTAATACGTACGGCCCGCGTATGTTGCCGAATGACGGGCGTGTGGTTTCTAATTTTATTCTGCAAGCATTGAATGATGAAGATATAACCATATATGGGGATGGGAAGCAAACACGCAGTTTCCAGTATATTGATGATTTAATTGAAGGGATGATACGAATGATGGATACGGAAGATGATTTCACAGGGCCTGTGAATCTCGGTAATCCGAATGAGTTCCCGGTTCTTGATTTGGCGCAAAGGATAATCAGCATGACCGGTTCGTCTTCGAAAATAGTATTTAAGCCTTTGCCGGACGATGATCCGAAACAACGCCAGCCGGACATTACGCTGGCAAAAGAAAAACTTGATTGGGAGCCTACCATCGAACTGGAAGATGGGTTGAAGCGTATGATTGAGTATTTTAAAAATGTTTGA
- a CDS encoding hybrid sensor histidine kinase/response regulator produces the protein MNMEINPSEYKVLIVDDVISNVLLLKVLLTNEKFNIVTAGNGTQALEQVKKEKPDLVLLDVMMPDISGFEVAQQMKADSEMAEIPIIFLTALNSTADIVKGFQVGGNDFISKPFNKEELIIRVTHQISLVAAKRIIVAQTEELRKTIMGRDKLYSVIAHDLRSPMGSIKMVLNMLILNLPSDTIGDEMYELLTMANQTTEDVFSLLDNLLKWTKSQIGKLKVVYQDINMVEVVEGVSEIFTMVASLKNIKIVQDVPVTDVAVRADIDMIKTVIRNLISNAIKFSNEGSEVVVSLTEEDSMAIVSVKDSGCGIDEENQKKLLHTDTHFSTFGTNNEEGSGLGLLLCQDFVVKNGGKLWFTSKKGEGSTFSFSIPLLEK, from the coding sequence ATGAATATGGAAATTAATCCTTCTGAATATAAAGTACTCATTGTGGACGATGTGATCTCAAACGTGCTTTTACTGAAGGTACTTTTGACCAATGAGAAATTCAATATTGTGACGGCTGGCAATGGCACACAAGCATTGGAGCAGGTAAAGAAGGAAAAACCGGATCTTGTATTGCTGGACGTCATGATGCCCGATATAAGTGGCTTCGAAGTAGCACAGCAAATGAAGGCTGATTCAGAAATGGCTGAAATTCCTATTATTTTTCTTACTGCACTTAATAGCACCGCGGATATCGTGAAAGGATTTCAGGTGGGTGGAAATGACTTTATATCAAAGCCATTCAATAAAGAAGAACTGATTATTCGTGTGACACACCAGATTTCACTGGTTGCGGCGAAGCGGATTATCGTGGCACAAACGGAAGAGTTGCGAAAGACAATCATGGGACGTGATAAACTATATTCTGTGATTGCACATGACTTGCGCTCTCCAATGGGTTCTATCAAGATGGTGCTGAATATGCTGATTCTGAATCTTCCGAGTGATACTATCGGTGATGAAATGTACGAACTGCTGACAATGGCTAATCAAACGACTGAAGATGTGTTCTCATTGCTCGATAACTTGCTGAAATGGACGAAGAGCCAGATTGGTAAGTTGAAGGTGGTTTATCAGGATATTAATATGGTAGAGGTCGTAGAAGGAGTGAGTGAAATCTTCACGATGGTAGCCAGCTTGAAAAATATTAAGATCGTACAGGATGTGCCAGTGACGGACGTAGCTGTACGTGCTGATATTGATATGATTAAGACGGTGATTCGTAACTTGATAAGTAATGCTATCAAGTTCAGTAATGAAGGCTCGGAAGTGGTGGTATCGCTAACTGAGGAAGACAGTATGGCTATTGTAAGCGTGAAAGATAGCGGGTGCGGTATCGACGAAGAAAATCAGAAGAAGTTGTTGCATACGGATACTCATTTCAGTACTTTCGGTACGAATAATGAGGAAGGTTCGGGACTCGGACTGTTGCTGTGTCAGGACTTTGTTGTCAAGAATGGCGGTAAACTTTGGTTTACCTCGAAGAAGGGAGAAGGTTCTACATTTAGCTTCTCTATTCCGTTGCTGGAAAAATAA
- a CDS encoding PD-(D/E)XK nuclease family protein: MQTFLQLVAHDLYSKIGNDLSRTVLVFPNKRANLFFNEYLAGESDQPIWAPAAMSISDLFQKLSVQKTGDPIRLVCELYKVFKEETQSQETLDDFYFWGELLISDFDDVDKNMVDADKLFSNLQDLKNLMDDYDFLDKEQEEAIRQFFQNFSIERRTELKEKFISLWDKLSSIYHRYQENLAELGIAYEGMLYRNVIEQLDTDRLKYDKYIFVGFNVLNKVEHQFFKLLQDADKAMFYWDYDIFYTQQIKKHEAGEFLKRNLQDFPNELPDSYFDSFKTPKNIRYISASTENAQARFLPEWIRTTFSNSECEEKENAVVLCNEALLLPVLHSIPQEVKNVNITMGFPLAQTPVYSFINAAMELQTNGYRTDTGRFTYEAVSAILKHPYTQQLSTHADSLEDELTKTNRFYPLPSELKQDDFLANLFTPRSGIKDLCDYLVGLIKDISILYRKEGEYNDIFNQLYRESLFQSHLKINRLYSLIESGELNVRTDTLKRLISKVLTTSNIPFHGEPAIGMQVMGVLETRNLDFRNLVMLSLNEGQLPKSGGESSFIPYNLRKAFGMTTIEHKNAVYAYYFYRLIQRAENITLLYNTSSDGLNRGEESRFMLQLLVEGPHEITREYLEAGQSPQSNQEIQIEKTPEVLRRIYRAYDSTNPKSVILSPSALNAYLDCRLRFYYRYVAGLKTPDEVSAEIDSALFGTIFHLSAQLAYTELTANGNMIQKEDLERLLRDEVKLQSYVDRAFKKELFKVAPEEKPEYNGVQLINSKVILSYLKQLLRNDLQYTPFEMIAMEEKVSEEITIRTGQGPFTLRLGGTIDRMDAKEGTLRIVDYKTGGSPKTPANIEQLFTPSETRPNYIFQTFLYAAIMSRKQSLMVAPALLYIHRAASESYSPVIEMGEPRKPKMPVNNFAFFEDEFRERLQALLEEIFDEKEAFTQTEDIKKCSYCDFKAICKR; this comes from the coding sequence ATGCAAACATTTCTCCAACTAGTCGCTCACGATTTATATTCCAAAATAGGAAACGACCTGTCACGTACAGTGCTCGTTTTCCCGAACAAGCGTGCCAACCTGTTTTTCAATGAATACTTGGCAGGAGAATCCGACCAACCAATTTGGGCTCCCGCTGCAATGAGTATCAGCGACCTGTTTCAGAAACTATCCGTACAGAAAACCGGTGACCCTATCCGATTAGTTTGCGAACTTTATAAAGTGTTCAAGGAAGAAACACAAAGCCAGGAGACATTGGATGATTTCTACTTTTGGGGAGAACTGCTTATCAGCGACTTCGATGATGTAGATAAGAACATGGTAGATGCAGACAAACTCTTCAGCAATCTGCAAGACTTGAAGAACCTGATGGATGACTATGACTTTCTGGACAAAGAGCAGGAAGAGGCTATCCGGCAATTCTTCCAGAATTTTTCTATCGAACGCCGGACGGAACTTAAGGAGAAATTTATTTCCCTTTGGGACAAACTAAGCTCTATTTATCATCGCTATCAGGAGAACCTCGCAGAGCTAGGCATTGCCTACGAAGGTATGCTCTACCGGAATGTCATCGAGCAGCTCGATACTGACCGGCTCAAGTATGATAAATATATATTCGTCGGTTTTAATGTACTGAATAAAGTAGAACACCAATTCTTCAAACTGCTGCAAGACGCAGATAAAGCCATGTTCTATTGGGATTATGATATATTCTATACCCAACAAATCAAGAAGCATGAAGCCGGAGAATTCCTTAAACGTAACTTACAGGATTTCCCAAACGAGCTTCCGGATAGTTATTTCGACTCTTTCAAAACACCCAAGAATATACGCTACATTTCCGCATCTACCGAAAATGCACAAGCGCGCTTCCTTCCCGAATGGATACGTACAACCTTCTCTAATAGTGAATGTGAAGAAAAAGAAAATGCAGTAGTACTCTGTAACGAAGCACTGTTACTTCCCGTACTCCACTCCATTCCGCAAGAAGTGAAGAACGTCAATATCACTATGGGATTCCCATTGGCGCAAACTCCCGTATACAGCTTTATCAACGCAGCAATGGAATTGCAGACCAATGGTTATCGTACCGATACCGGACGATTTACCTACGAAGCAGTATCGGCTATATTGAAACATCCCTACACTCAACAACTGTCAACTCATGCCGATTCACTGGAAGATGAACTGACAAAGACAAACCGCTTCTATCCACTCCCTTCGGAATTAAAACAAGATGACTTCCTAGCCAATCTCTTCACTCCCCGCAGCGGCATTAAGGACTTATGCGACTACCTTGTCGGACTAATCAAAGATATCTCCATCCTGTACCGCAAAGAAGGAGAATACAATGACATTTTCAATCAACTTTATAGAGAATCCCTATTCCAGAGCCATCTTAAAATCAACCGTCTCTATAGCCTGATTGAAAGTGGAGAACTGAACGTTCGCACCGACACATTAAAAAGGCTGATTAGCAAAGTACTGACTACCTCGAATATCCCTTTCCACGGCGAACCTGCCATCGGAATGCAAGTGATGGGCGTATTGGAAACGCGTAATCTTGACTTCCGCAACCTTGTGATGCTATCTCTCAATGAAGGACAACTGCCCAAATCCGGTGGAGAATCCTCATTCATCCCATACAATCTTCGAAAGGCTTTCGGCATGACGACCATCGAACACAAAAATGCGGTTTACGCCTACTACTTCTACCGCCTGATACAACGGGCAGAGAATATCACTTTACTCTACAACACCTCTTCAGACGGCTTGAATCGTGGAGAAGAATCCCGTTTCATGCTACAATTATTAGTGGAAGGGCCTCACGAAATCACCCGTGAATATCTGGAAGCCGGACAATCTCCGCAAAGCAATCAAGAGATACAAATCGAGAAGACACCGGAAGTATTAAGACGAATTTACCGTGCTTACGACAGCACCAACCCGAAATCCGTCATTCTTTCCCCTTCCGCCCTTAACGCATACCTCGACTGTCGGCTGAGATTTTACTACCGGTATGTGGCAGGACTAAAGACTCCTGATGAAGTCAGTGCAGAAATCGACTCCGCTCTGTTCGGAACGATTTTCCACCTCTCCGCCCAACTGGCATATACCGAGCTGACAGCCAACGGAAATATGATACAAAAAGAAGACTTGGAACGCTTACTCCGTGATGAGGTCAAACTGCAAAGCTATGTTGACCGGGCATTCAAGAAAGAACTATTCAAGGTAGCTCCTGAAGAAAAACCCGAATACAATGGCGTGCAACTTATCAACTCCAAAGTCATTCTCTCCTATCTGAAACAGTTGTTACGCAATGACCTTCAATATACCCCTTTTGAAATGATCGCCATGGAAGAGAAAGTTTCAGAAGAAATAACTATCCGCACCGGACAAGGCCCGTTCACTCTCCGTTTGGGTGGAACGATAGACCGCATGGACGCTAAGGAAGGAACTTTGAGAATCGTTGATTACAAAACCGGCGGAAGCCCCAAAACACCAGCCAATATAGAGCAGTTGTTTACCCCTTCGGAAACACGTCCGAATTATATCTTCCAGACATTTCTCTATGCTGCCATTATGAGCCGGAAACAATCGCTGATGGTAGCTCCTGCCCTACTCTATATCCACCGCGCAGCATCGGAAAGTTATTCGCCCGTTATTGAAATGGGAGAACCCCGCAAACCGAAAATGCCGGTAAATAACTTCGCCTTTTTTGAGGACGAATTCCGCGAACGCCTGCAAGCACTATTAGAAGAGATTTTCGATGAGAAAGAAGCTTTTACGCAAACCGAAGATATAAAGAAATGTTCGTACTGCGACTTTAAGGCAATCTGTAAACGATAG